The following coding sequences lie in one Spea bombifrons isolate aSpeBom1 chromosome 5, aSpeBom1.2.pri, whole genome shotgun sequence genomic window:
- the SEH1L gene encoding nucleoporin SEH1 isoform X1: protein MFVARSIAADHKDLIHDVSFDFHGRRMATCSSDQSVKVWDKSENGDWHCTASWKTHSGSVWRVTWAHPEFGQVLASCSFDRTAAVWEEIVGESNDKLRGQSHWVKRTTLVDSRTSVTDVKFAPKHMGLMLATCSADGVVRVYEAPDVMNLSQWSLQHEISCKLSCSCISWNPSSSRAHSPMIAVGSDDSSPNIMGKVQIYEYNENTRKYVKAETFMTVTDPVHDIAFAPNLGRSFHILAVASKDVRIFTMKPLRKELSSASGAVTKFEIHTVAQFDNHNSQVWRVSWNITGTVLASSGDDGSVRLWKANYMDNWKCSGVLKGDGNPVNSTQQGFFVSSFGSTNQSLQNSVNGSSASRCIFPPLDSPKPGSRWSSHAHFISPPPLVEHPCDADPSPSSIHPHRRYRPPPLKTLLENQGV from the exons ATGTTCGTAGCGAGGAGCATCGCGGCCGATCACAAAGACCTTATCCACGATGTGTCTTTTGACTTTCATGGCAGGAGGATGGCGACCTGCTCTAGCGATCAGAGCGTGAAA GTTTGGGACAAAAGTGAGAATGGCGATTGGCACTGTACTGCCAGTTGGAAG ACACACAGTGGATCTGTGTGGAGGGTCACTTGGGCTCATCCAGAATTTGGCCAGGTTTTGGCATCGTGTTCATTCGACAGAACAGCTGCTGTGTGGGAAGAGATTGTTGGCGAATCAAATGATAAATTACGAGGACAAAGTCACTGG GTTAAGAGGACAACTCTTGTGGACAGCAGGACCTCTGTGACTGATGTGAAATTTGCTCCGAAACACATGGGTTTGATGTTGGCCACCTGTTCTGCGGATGGGGTGGTGAGAGTGTATGAGGCCCCAGATGTTATGAACCTGAGCCAGTGGTCTCTACAGCATGAAATCTCTTGCAAATTGAGCTGTAGCTGCATCTCTTGGAATCCATCCAG CTCGCGTGCCCATTCTCCTATGATTGCAGTAGGTAGTGATgacagcagcccaaatataatGGGAAAAGTTCAGATATATGaatataatgaaaatacaaG aaaatatGTGAAAGCAGAAACCTTCATGACTGTTACAGACCCTGTTCACGACATTGCCTTTGCTCCAAATCTGGGCCGATCTTTCCACATTCTTGCTGTGGCATCAAAAGATGTCCGAATTTTTACCATGAAACCCTTAAG AAAAGAGCTGAGTTCTGCATCTGGAGCGGTGACAAAGTTTGAAATCCACACAGTAGCTCAGTTTGATAACCATAACTCCCAGGTGTGGAGAGTCAGCTGGAACATCACTGGTACGGTGCTGGCATCATCAGGAGACGATGGAAGCGTTCGCCTCTGGAAAG CAAACTACATGGACAATTGGAAGTGCAGTGGGGTTCTGAAGGGCGATGGGAACCCGGTGAACTCTACCCAGCAAGGATTCTTTGTTTCGTCCTTTGGATCGACCAATCAGAGCCTGCAGAACTCCGTCAATGGCTCCTCTGCCAGCAG GTGTATCTTTCCCCCACTGGACAGCCCAAAGCCTGGATCAAGATGGTCCAGTCATGCACACTTTATTTCTCCACCTCCTCTGGTTGAGCACCCTTGTGATGCAGACCCAAGTCCATCATCTATACACCCTCACAGACGATACAGACCCCCACCTCTTAAAACCTTACTTGAAAATCAAGGTGTATAG
- the SEH1L gene encoding nucleoporin SEH1 isoform X2, protein MFVARSIAADHKDLIHDVSFDFHGRRMATCSSDQSVKVWDKSENGDWHCTASWKTHSGSVWRVTWAHPEFGQVLASCSFDRTAAVWEEIVGESNDKLRGQSHWVKRTTLVDSRTSVTDVKFAPKHMGLMLATCSADGVVRVYEAPDVMNLSQWSLQHEISCKLSCSCISWNPSSSRAHSPMIAVGSDDSSPNIMGKVQIYEYNENTRKYVKAETFMTVTDPVHDIAFAPNLGRSFHILAVASKDVRIFTMKPLRKELSSASGAVTKFEIHTVAQFDNHNSQVWRVSWNITGTVLASSGDDGSVRLWKANYMDNWKCSGVLKGDGNPVNSTQQGFFVSSFGSTNQSLQNSVNGSSASRKHS, encoded by the exons ATGTTCGTAGCGAGGAGCATCGCGGCCGATCACAAAGACCTTATCCACGATGTGTCTTTTGACTTTCATGGCAGGAGGATGGCGACCTGCTCTAGCGATCAGAGCGTGAAA GTTTGGGACAAAAGTGAGAATGGCGATTGGCACTGTACTGCCAGTTGGAAG ACACACAGTGGATCTGTGTGGAGGGTCACTTGGGCTCATCCAGAATTTGGCCAGGTTTTGGCATCGTGTTCATTCGACAGAACAGCTGCTGTGTGGGAAGAGATTGTTGGCGAATCAAATGATAAATTACGAGGACAAAGTCACTGG GTTAAGAGGACAACTCTTGTGGACAGCAGGACCTCTGTGACTGATGTGAAATTTGCTCCGAAACACATGGGTTTGATGTTGGCCACCTGTTCTGCGGATGGGGTGGTGAGAGTGTATGAGGCCCCAGATGTTATGAACCTGAGCCAGTGGTCTCTACAGCATGAAATCTCTTGCAAATTGAGCTGTAGCTGCATCTCTTGGAATCCATCCAG CTCGCGTGCCCATTCTCCTATGATTGCAGTAGGTAGTGATgacagcagcccaaatataatGGGAAAAGTTCAGATATATGaatataatgaaaatacaaG aaaatatGTGAAAGCAGAAACCTTCATGACTGTTACAGACCCTGTTCACGACATTGCCTTTGCTCCAAATCTGGGCCGATCTTTCCACATTCTTGCTGTGGCATCAAAAGATGTCCGAATTTTTACCATGAAACCCTTAAG AAAAGAGCTGAGTTCTGCATCTGGAGCGGTGACAAAGTTTGAAATCCACACAGTAGCTCAGTTTGATAACCATAACTCCCAGGTGTGGAGAGTCAGCTGGAACATCACTGGTACGGTGCTGGCATCATCAGGAGACGATGGAAGCGTTCGCCTCTGGAAAG CAAACTACATGGACAATTGGAAGTGCAGTGGGGTTCTGAAGGGCGATGGGAACCCGGTGAACTCTACCCAGCAAGGATTCTTTGTTTCGTCCTTTGGATCGACCAATCAGAGCCTGCAGAACTCCGTCAATGGCTCCTCTGCCAGCAG AAAGCACAGCTGA